In Thermodesulfovibrio thiophilus DSM 17215, the genomic window AGTAAGATTCCGAGACATACTTTTCCATGTGGAGAATTTAGTTCTCCTCTGTCAAATAAAAGTTTCATAACAATGGCAGTGCTACTTAAAGCGACTATAAATCCATAAAATATGGATATGTTTAAAGATATATTAAAAGCAAGTAGACTTATTAGAGTTATAACAATTATTGTAGTTATGACTTGAAGACTGCCAAATAAAAAAACTTCCTTTTTTAGTGACATTAATCGTGGTATAGAAAACTCAATACCAATTGTAAACATTAGTAACATCACTCCAATTTCAGCAATTACTTCCACATCCTGAGGTTCTTTAATAAAAGCCATCCCATAAGGACCTATAATTGCTCCCGCAATTAAAAATCCAACAACAGAAGGTATCTTAATCTTTCCAAGAAGATATATGATTAGTCCTGAAACACCGAAAATAATCAATATTGGTTGTAAAAAATTATAATCCATTGATCCTCTTTTATATTATGCTTGAAATTTTAAACCATGTTCAAATTATTTAATTTTGAAAAGAGTATATTATTGCCTGTTATAATAAAAAAATGCAGGGTAGGGCAGTATATATTAAAACATTTGGATGTCAGATGAATGAGCATGATAGTGAAAGAATGCTCGGAATTCTGGAGTCAAAAGGATTTATTGAAGTTGATGAACCAAAACATGCTGATATTATTATTTTTAACACCTGTGCGATACGAGAAAAAGCAGAACAAAAATTTATGAGCAGTCTTGGACGAGTAAAATATTTAAAAAAGAAAAATCCAGAGTTAAAAATTATTATTTCTGGATGCATAGCTCAGCTTCAAAGTGAACATCTCTTAAATAAAGCACCATACATTAATTATATTATAGGTCCTGATAATCTGCATATACTTGCAAATATTGCTGAAAATGAACTTCCACAAAAAGTTTTTACTCATGAAAATACTGATATGGCTAATATTGAATTGCCAGCTGTAAGAAAAACTCTGGTAAAAGCATGGGTGAATATTATTTATGGATGCAATAACTACTGCGCTTATTGTATTGTCCCATATACACGGGGTAGGGAAAGAAGTAGGCCAATGGAACGCATCATTGAAGAAGTGAAAGCTCTTGTGGAACAGGGTTATAAAGAAATTACACTGCTTGGTCAAAATGTCAATTCTTATAAAGATAAAGAAGTTGATTTCCCAGCATTGCTTGAAGAAGTAAATAAGATTGAAGGAATCGAAAGAATTCGTTTTGTTACTTCTCATCCGAAAGATTTATCACAACGACTTATTAAGACAATGAAAGATTGTAACAAAGTGTGTGAGCATATTCATCTGCCACTTCAGGCAGGTTCAAATAAAATTTTAAAGCTCATGAATAGAAAATATACCTACGAAGAATATTTTGAAAAGGTTAATCTTCTTCGTGAAAGTATTCCTGATATTTCAATTACTTCAGATATTATTGTTGGGTTTCCTCAAGAAACAGATAAAGATTTTGAAAAGACTCTCAACGCATTAATAGAAATTCAATTTGATGGTATATTCGCTTTTAAGTTTTCAATGAGACCCGGAACAACTGCAGCAAACCTTGATGGACATATTTCAAACGATATTAAAACCAAAAGACTCTCAACTATTCTAAATATTCAAGACGAGATAACGGAAAGAAAAAATAAGTCATTAGAAGGGACAATTCAGGAAGTTCTTATTGAAGGTAAAGATGAAGATGGGTTGATTATCGGAAGAACAAAAACAAATAAAATTGTAAAAATATCATCAGAGCTTCAACGTGGAAAAGTTTTCAAAGTAAAAATTACAAAAGCCAACAGACATACTTTAGAAGGGAATGTTCTTTAATGAAAGTCTGTTTTATAACTTATGGATGCAAGGTTAATCAAGCAGAAGCTCTAAGATGGGAAAGTCTTTTAAGATTTCAAGGCTACATAATTACAGATAACTCGGCAGAAGCAGACTTCTGGGTTATAAATACATGTGCTGTGACCCAAAAAGCAGAGATTCAATCAAAACAAATCATAAATAAAGCCAGAAAACTCAATAAAAAAACTCTTGTTACAGGATGCTACGTAGAACTGTACAAGCCACAACAGACTGAAAATTTAAAAATCATATCAAATTATAAAAAAGATTGTTTAATCAACTACTTTCAGCCAATAAATAAAACTGATACTTCAAATATATCAAGACACAGGGCTATTGTCAAAATTCAAGAAGGTTGTAATCAATTCTGTAGCTATTGTATTGTTCCATATTTAAGAGGTAAGCCAAAAAGTTATCCTGTGAAAGAAATCCTACATCAAATTAAAGATTATGAAAAAATGGGCATTAAGGAAATAGTTTTAAGCGGAGTTAACCTGGGGCTTTATGGAATAGGGCTTGAAGAAAGAGTTAGCCTGAACAGCCTTATTAAAACAATACTTAAAGAAACATCAGGTTTTAGAATGAGATTGAGTTCTATAGAAGTTAATCATATTAATGATGAATTTCTTGAAATCATTTCTGATAAACGCATTTGTGGACATCTTCATATTCCACTTCAACATGGAAGTGATAGAATATTGAATTTAATGAATCGGCCTTATACAATAAGGGAATTCATTGAAAGAATAGAAAAAATTCTAACACATTATCCGGAAATATCAATTGGCGTAGATATCATAGCAGGTTTTCCATCTGAAACTGAAAAAGATTTTAGAAAAACTTTACAATTGATTGAAAATATAGGATTTTCATATTTACATGCCTTTACATATTCAGGAAGACCTTTTACGAAAGCTTCAGAATTGCCAGAACAAATTCCAGAAAATATTAAAAAGGAAAGGACGAATATATTAATTGAGATTGGCAAAAATAAAAAAATAGATTATATAAAAAAATTTATAAATTCAGAGTTAGAGGTTATTGTGGAAAACAGAAAAAAAAATGTATTCTCAGGTACTTCTGATAATTATATCAAATGCCTGATTGATAACAAAGAATTAGTTGAAGGCTCACTTATTAAAGCTTTTGTAATTGGAATGGACGGACAGCATTGCCTTTGCAAATGAAGTTTTAAAATTACAACTTTCGATAAATATTTATAATTCAATCTGCTCAATAGATATTCAAATTATGAACTCCCTATAAAAACAACTAACTTTTGTATTGTTTCAACAACACTATTAACAGATTATTAACATTTTTTGTTTATAAAATTTAGTCCGATAATGTATATTATGTTAAATTTTTAATAAATCAGAAGGAGATAAGATGCAAGATAAAGGGTATTTTTTAAAAGGCTTTGCCGCCTATTCTTTGGTGTCTGGATTACTCCGTATTTAGTGAAATTTATGATATACTTATTTAATATTAAGTTAGTAAAAATATTGGAGGATTTTTATGAGATACTCTAGGCTCTTTATCCCTACAATGCGAGAAACTCCTTCTGGGATTAACGCTATATCGCATATTTTAATGTTTAAAGCAGGATATGTAAGACAACTTGCCGCAGGTCTATTCATATTTCTTCCTCTTGGATGGCGCGTATTAAATAAAATTAATACAATTTTAAAAGAAGAGATGGAAAAAATTGGGGCACAGGAGATATCAATGCCAATTCTTCATCCGGCTGAAATATGGCAGCAAACTGGAAGATGGTACACAATAAAGGAAGAGATGTTCAGACTGAAAGACAGAATGGGGAGAGATATGTGTCTTGGAATGACTCATGAAGAAATCATGACATGGATTGCCTCTAAAGAAATTAAATCATACAGGCAATTACCCCAGATATGGTATCAGATTCAAACAAAATTGAGAGATGAAGCAAGGCCTCGTGGAGGAGTATTAAGAACCAGAGAATTTATAATGAAAGATAGTTACAGTTTTGATGCTGAGTGGGATGGTTTAACAGACAATTATAAACTTCATGCAGAAGCTTATAATAGAATCTTTAATAGATGCGGATTAAAATATCATCAAGTTGAATCAGACCCTGGTGTTATGGGCGACTTAGAGTCTCATGAGTTTATGGCACCTACTCCTGCAGGAGAGGATGAAATTGTTTTATGTGACAAGTGTGGTTATACTGCAAATATTGAGGTAGCAAAAGCTAATCCCCCTACTCTTTTACCTACGAATTTAGAATACAAAAATATTTTTACTCCAGACCAAAAAACTGTTAAAGATGTTTCAAAGTTTATAGGCATTGATGAGTCCTATTTTATAAAAACTCTCCTCGTAATTTCGGAAAAATACGGACCTGTATTAATAATGTTGCGAGGAGATCAAGAACTTAATGAAAAAAAACTTGCAAGAATTATTGGTGATTTTTATTTTGCCACTGCAGAGGAAGTAGAACAATTTTTAAATGTTGAAACAGGATTTATAGGACCTGTAGATCATAAAATAAAAAAACTTGCTGATTTATCTATCCAAAAAGACGTTGCTTATATTTCTGGAGGCAATAAAAAAGACTATCACACTCAAGGAATTATTCCTGGAGTTCACTTTGATGCTCAATGGGTAGACATGAGAAAAGTGAAAGAAAAGGATAGTTGTCCCAAATGTGGAAGTTCTTTACGAATTGAAAAAGCTATAGAAATTGGAAATATATTTAAATTAGGAACCAAGTATTCAGAACCTCTAAAAGCCTATTTCTTGGATAAAGACGGTAAAGAAAAACCAATTATAATGGGAAGTTACGGCATTGGACCTGCAAGAGTTGCAGCTGCTGCAATTGAACAAAATAATGATAAAGATGGCATAATATGGCCTAAAAGCATATCTCCATTTGATATTGAGATTATCCCTCTTAATATGGCTGACAAAAAAACAGTTAATATTGCAGAAGAATTATATGAAAAAATTAACGAAATTTATAACAGTTTTGCAGACAGACATATGGAAGTTTTAATTGATGATAGAGATGAACGTCCCGGAGTAAAGTTTAAAGATGCAGACCTTATTGGAATACCAATTCAGGTAATTATTGGTGAAAAGAATCTTAAAGAAGATAAAGTAGAAATTAAAAAAAGGAGAACAAAAGAAAGTAAAACTGTTACTGTTAATAAGGCAATCATTGAGATAGTTAATAGTTATTATGAAACCTACTGAAAATATTGCTGTTATAGATATTGGAAGTAATACCTTAAGACTTCTTATAGGTAATATACTAAACAATAAAATTAATAAACTTTATTCTGATAGAGTTATTACCAGACTCGGCGAAAATCTGACTAAAAATAGCTTTATTAATATTGAATCAATAAAAACATCGATCGACTCTTTGAAAAAATTTAAAAAACTATCTGAAAAATTTAATGTTTCTTATATCATAGCTGTTGGGACAAGTGCTTTAAGAGAAGCTAAAAACAGCAAATATTTCTGTGAACTTGTAAAAACATCTACAGGAATTAAAATTAATATAATCTCCGGTGAAGAAGAAGCATACTATACAATATCTGGACTGATGGATGAAGAATTCAGGAAAGAAACATGTTTCATAGTAGATATTGGAGGAGGAAGCACAGAGTATGTATACTGGAAGCATCAAGAACTAAAAACAGGCTCTCTTGTTATTGGAGCATTGAAAATTAAAGAAAAGTTTTTCGTTGAAGACCCTCCACCTAGAAATGCTATATTTCAAGCTAAAAACTACATTGAAAAAATAATTAGAACAATATCTTTTCAGTCAAGAATTGATAAATTTATAGCAACAGGTGGAACTGCTTCTACCCTAGCAATGATCAACCTTGGATTATCCAGATACTGCCCTGAACAAACTCATATGAGTGTAATTTATACCAGCAAACTTCAACAATTACTTGAAAAATTATTGTCTCTCTCTTTAGAAGAACGAACCAAGATTGGAGGAGTTCCTGATGAAAGAGTTGATATTATATGTGCAGGATTGCTCATTTTAAATGTAATTGTTTGCTACTTAAACATAGATAAATTATTTATTAGTGAAAATGGCATGCTTGAAGGAATAATGAAAAATTACAAGAATTTTTGCTATAATATCCAATTATGAAAAAGATATTTTCAAAGCCACAATCATTAAAGAATGTCGCATTCAAATACTGTCCTGGCTGTGGGCACAGCATTGCTCACAGGCTTATTGGAGAAGTTATTGATGAACTTCAAATAAGAGAAATAACAATTGGAATCGCGCCTGTAGGATGCGCTGTTTTTGCTTATAATTATTTCGATATTGATATGCTTGAAATACCACATGGCAGACCACCTGCTGCAGCAACAGGAATGAAAAGAGTCTATCCTGATAAAGTAATTTTTGCATATCAGGGTGATGGAGACCTTGCTGCCATAGGAACTGCAGAAATCATTCATGCTGCCAATAGAGGAGAAAACATCACGATATTTTTTATAAATAATGCAAATTATGGAATGACAGGTGGTCAAATGGCTCCAACAACTCTAAAGGGGCAAAGGACAACAACAACTCCACTTGGAAGAAACCCTAAAGTAGCTGGCTATCCAATTCATGTATCTGAACTATTATCACACTTTGAAGGAACTGCATTTATCGCACGAGGATCACTGGATAGTTATAAAAACATCGTGATAACAAAAAAATATATTAAAAAAGCACTCCAGTATCAAATTGATAATAAAGGATTCAGTTTTGTAGAGATGCTATGCCCCTGTCCTACTGATTGGGGAATGAGTCCAGAGGAAGCTCTAAAATGGCTTAGAGAAAATATGATGAACGAATTTAAATTGGGAGAGATAAAAGACAAATGGAGCAACGTATAATAATAGCCGGTTCTGGCGGTCAGGGAATTCTTTTTCTCGGTAAAGTCATCGCTCTTGCTGCTATGAAAGAAAACATGGAAGTAACTTGGTTTCCTTCTTATGGAGCTGAAATGAGAGGAGGAACAGCGAACTGTATGGTTGTTATATCTGATGATATCATAGGATCTCCAATAGTAAAATACGCGAATTATTTAATAGTCTTGAATGAAGCATCATACAACAAATTTATGGACAGATTATCACCAAATGGTTGTATTATTTATGATTCTTCCATAATCAAAAATTCAAAGGCCCCTGATGACATTAACATTTATCCAGTTGACGCATCTAAAGAAGCATCTTTGATTGCGAATCCGCGTCTTGCAAATATGATTCTCCTTGGATCTTTTATAAAAATTTCTAAAATATTAAATATTGAAAGAGTTCTAAAAACCATTGAAGAAATAATCCCGCCTAAAAGAAAAGAAATGATTGAAATCAATAAAAATCTTATCTTAAGAGGTTTTTCCATTATTGGAAATTAGAAAAGCAAAGATAGCTGATATTAAAATAATTCATAAATTAATCAATGAATTTGCCAGAAAAGGTGAAATGCTTCCTCGTTCATTAAATGAACTCTATGAAAATATCAGAGATTTTTTTATTGCGGAAGATAATAATGAAATAAAAGGAGTATGTGCGCTGCATATATTATGGGAAGATCTTGCTGAAATAAGATCTCTTGTTGTAAGAAAAGAATCGCAAAAAAAAGGTCTTGGAAGCATTCTTGTTAAAAACTGCCTAAATGAAGCCAAACAATTCGGTATCAAAAAAATCTTTGTTCTTACATATATTCCAGAATTTTTTAAAAAAACAGGGTTTAAAGAGCATGATAAATCCAAACTGCCTCAAAAAATCTGGAGTGACTGCATAAAATGTCCAAAATTTCCAGAATGTGAAGAAGTAGCTCTCATTTATGAGTTCAAGGAATAAAAATTATTTTAATTTCAACAGTTTCTTTTAACTCTTCAATATGTGCTTTAAGTTTTTCATTTAACTCTTTTTCAAACAAATATCGTTCTATCTCAGTTCTTACAGTTGTATATGGAGCATCTTTAAAATGCTCTTTATTTTTCTCATAGTATTCTATTATTTTATTTTCTGGAATTATAATATATGATTTTATTTGTAAATCAATATAATTATTAATTAATTCTTCTTCTTTTCCTTCAACAAAAAACTCTTTAGCTTTTTTGAGAAGAATAGCTCTATTAATCATAATATTAACAATATCTTCATTCTTAATCTGATTTATATTGTTTTTCATTTTAGTAACCATATTTTCAAAATCCCTGAGCGTGATTGCATAATTATCCACATAAGCAACTATTCTGTCCACAACCTCTGCCTGTGCAATTGTAAAAAAAAACAGACTAAAAAGCGTGA contains:
- the mtaB gene encoding tRNA (N(6)-L-threonylcarbamoyladenosine(37)-C(2))-methylthiotransferase MtaB; the encoded protein is MKVCFITYGCKVNQAEALRWESLLRFQGYIITDNSAEADFWVINTCAVTQKAEIQSKQIINKARKLNKKTLVTGCYVELYKPQQTENLKIISNYKKDCLINYFQPINKTDTSNISRHRAIVKIQEGCNQFCSYCIVPYLRGKPKSYPVKEILHQIKDYEKMGIKEIVLSGVNLGLYGIGLEERVSLNSLIKTILKETSGFRMRLSSIEVNHINDEFLEIISDKRICGHLHIPLQHGSDRILNLMNRPYTIREFIERIEKILTHYPEISIGVDIIAGFPSETEKDFRKTLQLIENIGFSYLHAFTYSGRPFTKASELPEQIPENIKKERTNILIEIGKNKKIDYIKKFINSELEVIVENRKKNVFSGTSDNYIKCLIDNKELVEGSLIKAFVIGMDGQHCLCK
- the miaB gene encoding tRNA (N6-isopentenyl adenosine(37)-C2)-methylthiotransferase MiaB; its protein translation is MQGRAVYIKTFGCQMNEHDSERMLGILESKGFIEVDEPKHADIIIFNTCAIREKAEQKFMSSLGRVKYLKKKNPELKIIISGCIAQLQSEHLLNKAPYINYIIGPDNLHILANIAENELPQKVFTHENTDMANIELPAVRKTLVKAWVNIIYGCNNYCAYCIVPYTRGRERSRPMERIIEEVKALVEQGYKEITLLGQNVNSYKDKEVDFPALLEEVNKIEGIERIRFVTSHPKDLSQRLIKTMKDCNKVCEHIHLPLQAGSNKILKLMNRKYTYEEYFEKVNLLRESIPDISITSDIIVGFPQETDKDFEKTLNALIEIQFDGIFAFKFSMRPGTTAANLDGHISNDIKTKRLSTILNIQDEITERKNKSLEGTIQEVLIEGKDEDGLIIGRTKTNKIVKISSELQRGKVFKVKITKANRHTLEGNVL
- a CDS encoding 2-oxoacid:acceptor oxidoreductase family protein, translated to MEQRIIIAGSGGQGILFLGKVIALAAMKENMEVTWFPSYGAEMRGGTANCMVVISDDIIGSPIVKYANYLIVLNEASYNKFMDRLSPNGCIIYDSSIIKNSKAPDDINIYPVDASKEASLIANPRLANMILLGSFIKISKILNIERVLKTIEEIIPPKRKEMIEINKNLILRGFSIIGN
- a CDS encoding N-acetyltransferase, coding for MEIRKAKIADIKIIHKLINEFARKGEMLPRSLNELYENIRDFFIAEDNNEIKGVCALHILWEDLAEIRSLVVRKESQKKGLGSILVKNCLNEAKQFGIKKIFVLTYIPEFFKKTGFKEHDKSKLPQKIWSDCIKCPKFPECEEVALIYEFKE
- a CDS encoding thiamine pyrophosphate-dependent enzyme, coding for MKKIFSKPQSLKNVAFKYCPGCGHSIAHRLIGEVIDELQIREITIGIAPVGCAVFAYNYFDIDMLEIPHGRPPAAATGMKRVYPDKVIFAYQGDGDLAAIGTAEIIHAANRGENITIFFINNANYGMTGGQMAPTTLKGQRTTTTPLGRNPKVAGYPIHVSELLSHFEGTAFIARGSLDSYKNIVITKKYIKKALQYQIDNKGFSFVEMLCPCPTDWGMSPEEALKWLRENMMNEFKLGEIKDKWSNV
- a CDS encoding proline--tRNA ligase, coding for MRYSRLFIPTMRETPSGINAISHILMFKAGYVRQLAAGLFIFLPLGWRVLNKINTILKEEMEKIGAQEISMPILHPAEIWQQTGRWYTIKEEMFRLKDRMGRDMCLGMTHEEIMTWIASKEIKSYRQLPQIWYQIQTKLRDEARPRGGVLRTREFIMKDSYSFDAEWDGLTDNYKLHAEAYNRIFNRCGLKYHQVESDPGVMGDLESHEFMAPTPAGEDEIVLCDKCGYTANIEVAKANPPTLLPTNLEYKNIFTPDQKTVKDVSKFIGIDESYFIKTLLVISEKYGPVLIMLRGDQELNEKKLARIIGDFYFATAEEVEQFLNVETGFIGPVDHKIKKLADLSIQKDVAYISGGNKKDYHTQGIIPGVHFDAQWVDMRKVKEKDSCPKCGSSLRIEKAIEIGNIFKLGTKYSEPLKAYFLDKDGKEKPIIMGSYGIGPARVAAAAIEQNNDKDGIIWPKSISPFDIEIIPLNMADKKTVNIAEELYEKINEIYNSFADRHMEVLIDDRDERPGVKFKDADLIGIPIQVIIGEKNLKEDKVEIKKRRTKESKTVTVNKAIIEIVNSYYETY